CGTCTTCGCTCTCGTCTTCCTCGGCCCAGGCGAACAGGTCGCGTAGTCGCTCGCCGACCGCCTCGATCTCGTGGTTCTTCTCGGCCTCTCGAAGCTGGTTGTAGCTTGGGCGATCGGCTTGGTTCTCGAGGATCCATTCGCGCGTGAACTCGCCGTTCTGGATCTCCTCGAGGACCTCGTCCATGTTCTCACGGACGGATTCGTCGACGATGCGGTCGCCGCGGGTGAGACCGCCGTACTCGGCGGTATCAGAGACGGAGTTCCACATCTCCATGTTTCCGCCTTCGTACATCAGGTCGACGATCAGCTTGAGCTCGTTGAGACACTCGAAGTAGGCGATCTCCGGCGAGTAGCCGGCGTCGACGAGTGCCTCGTAGCCGTGTTTGACTAGCGAGGTGACACCGCCACAGAGGACGGCCTGCTCGCCGAAGAGATCGGACTCGACCTCCTCCTGGAACGTCGTCTCGATGACGCCCGCGCGGGTACAGCCGATCCCCTTCGCGTACGCCAGCGCGCGTTCCTTGGCGTCGCCCGTTGTGTCCTGATAGATCGCCAGCAGGCCGGGTGTCCCCTCGTCGTTCTCGAAGTTCCGGCGGACGAGGTGGCCCGGGCTCTTGGGCGCGACCATCGTCACGTCGACGTCTTCCGGCGGCTCGATCTGGTTGTAGTGGATGTTCAGCCCGTGGGCGAACTGTAGCGTGTCCCCCGCCTCGAGGTTCGGCTTGATGGCGTTCTCGTAGACCGCCGACTGGACGGTGTCG
This genomic stretch from Natrinema sp. SYSU A 869 harbors:
- the ilvC gene encoding ketol-acid reductoisomerase, producing MTDEFTTDIYYDDDADVSTLDDDTAAVLGYGSQGHAHALSLHDSGVDVVVGLREGSSSRSAAEADGLTVATPADAAAKASYISVLVPDTVQSAVYENAIKPNLEAGDTLQFAHGLNIHYNQIEPPEDVDVTMVAPKSPGHLVRRNFENDEGTPGLLAIYQDTTGDAKERALAYAKGIGCTRAGVIETTFQEEVESDLFGEQAVLCGGVTSLVKHGYEALVDAGYSPEIAYFECLNELKLIVDLMYEGGNMEMWNSVSDTAEYGGLTRGDRIVDESVRENMDEVLEEIQNGEFTREWILENQADRPSYNQLREAEKNHEIEAVGERLRDLFAWAEEDESEDETESVEVQADD